A genome region from Deinococcus aerolatus includes the following:
- a CDS encoding GlsB/YeaQ/YmgE family stress response membrane protein, producing the protein MGWIITILVGALCGWLASMIMNTNAQQGAIANILIGIVGALLATWIFGGLLNIGGATVAGDGFSFWSIIWGVVGSVILIAILKALKVLR; encoded by the coding sequence ATGGGTTGGATCATTACTATTCTGGTAGGTGCACTCTGCGGTTGGCTGGCAAGCATGATCATGAACACCAACGCACAGCAGGGCGCAATCGCCAACATTCTGATCGGGATCGTGGGCGCACTGCTCGCCACATGGATCTTCGGCGGACTGCTGAACATCGGCGGCGCGACAGTAGCGGGCGATGGCTTCAGCTTCTGGAGCATCATCTGGGGCGTGGTTGGCAGCGTGATTCTGATCGCCATCCTCAAGGCCCTGAAAGTTCTGCGCTAA
- the thrB gene encoding homoserine kinase gives MTAFTVRAPASSANLGPGFDSLGLSVPLYTTLRVSPGSTTQVVPLGPGLEGTPADESNYVYQAMLLVARRTGLMLPPARIEISSEVPLARGLGSSAAALVAGIVAANELLGRPLDSGAVLDVAAREEGHPDNVAPALFGGIVVATLDKLGTHYVRLDPPANLGVTVLIPDFELSTSKARAVLPREYSRADAVHALSHAALLAAALSQGRLDLLRHAMQDYIHQIWRAPLVPGLSDILEDAWRHGALGAALSGAGPTVLCFHDTREGTAPLHTYLNGVMAKNGLTGQVMDFPIDTQGTLVTRS, from the coding sequence ATGACCGCCTTCACCGTGCGTGCTCCGGCCAGCAGCGCCAACCTAGGACCGGGCTTTGACAGCCTGGGTCTGAGCGTGCCGCTGTACACCACCCTGCGCGTCTCTCCAGGCAGCACAACCCAGGTGGTGCCGCTGGGACCGGGGCTGGAGGGCACGCCCGCCGACGAGAGCAACTATGTGTATCAGGCGATGCTGCTGGTGGCACGGCGCACTGGCCTGATGCTGCCGCCCGCCCGCATCGAGATCAGCAGCGAGGTGCCGCTGGCCCGCGGCCTGGGCAGCAGCGCCGCCGCCCTGGTGGCCGGCATCGTGGCCGCCAACGAGTTGCTGGGCCGCCCGCTGGACAGCGGCGCCGTGCTGGACGTGGCTGCCCGCGAGGAGGGCCACCCCGACAACGTGGCTCCGGCGCTGTTCGGCGGCATCGTGGTGGCGACGCTGGACAAGCTGGGCACGCATTACGTGCGGCTGGACCCGCCCGCGAATCTGGGCGTGACCGTGCTGATTCCAGACTTTGAACTCAGTACCAGCAAGGCCCGCGCCGTACTGCCGCGCGAGTACAGCCGGGCGGACGCTGTCCACGCGCTGTCGCACGCTGCGCTGCTGGCCGCCGCCCTGTCCCAGGGGCGACTGGACCTGTTGCGGCACGCCATGCAGGACTACATTCACCAGATCTGGCGGGCGCCGCTGGTGCCGGGGCTGAGCGATATTCTAGAGGACGCCTGGCGGCACGGGGCGCTGGGGGCTGCGCTGTCCGGCGCGGGGCCGACGGTGTTGTGCTTTCACGACACCCGCGAGGGCACCGCGCCGTTGCACACCTACCTGAACGGCGTGATGGCGAAGAACGGCCTGACCGGCCAGGTCATGGACTTCCCGATTGACACCCAGGGCACCCTGGTCACCAGGAGC